The following proteins come from a genomic window of Plasmodium vivax chromosome 3, whole genome shotgun sequence:
- a CDS encoding hypothetical protein, conserved (encoded by transcript PVX_096390A): MVGISSFFQLLIYNLKNCEDEWSIQQKVNEILDRLDGYFIIHDFEEDPMERRKRSGLNSVLADLFNIKYLTSPFFANENVLQCAVQLATFFLASRFLERQFGSLQFGALFICGCFLSNLLTHQFLKNIANKMETLNLLSFVLIHPSGCMAFICALCSICFKNCAIWKDIPVHCSILVVPYLLSSFYGLLSLYKIGRSNLGRTHGEVPDEGGAPSQRGNLQTVDAKGHPYEGAPHVGIPTSSSNSSNSSNSSNSSNSSNSSSSRSSGSSHGNDKGQPNGHPSNRPIPSETMETLRNFLIVKACDSVIKRRKKENLFPNKRLQNLKNESLRNINEISNKSKKIFFGLSSSFTDICGILLAACGPLLFKMLR; the protein is encoded by the coding sequence GTCTGGATGGCTACTTTATAATTCACGATTTTGAAGAGGACCCAATGGAAAGACGCAAGAGAAGTGGACTTAACTCTGTACTGGCTGACCTCTTCAACATCAAATATTTGACGTCTCCATTTTTCGCTAATGAAAATGTCCTACAGTGTGCAGTTCAGCtagccactttttttttggcctctAGATTTCTCGAAAGACAATTTGGGTCCCTACAGTTTGGCGCCCTATTCATATGCGGCTGCTTCCTTTCCAATCTTCTAACTCAtcagtttttaaaaaatattgccaacaaaatggaaacattAAATTTGCTCAGCTTTGTTCTCATACACCCTTCTGGGTGTATGGCTTTTATATGTGCCCTCTGCTCGATTTGCTTCAAAAACTGTGCCATCTGGAAGGACATCCCTGTGCACTGCTCCATTTTGGTTGTTCCCTATCTGCTTTCTTCCTTTTACGGCCTCTTATCTTTGTACAAAATTGGAAGGAGCAACTTGGGAAGGACTCACGGGGAGGTCCCTGATGAAGGAGGCGCCCCCAGTCAGCGGGGCAATCTCCAAACTGTGGACGCGAAGGGCCATCCCTACGAAGGTGCCCCACATGTGGGTATACCAaccagcagcagcaacagcagcaacagcagcaacagcagcaacagcagcaacagcagcaacagcagcagtaGTAGAAGCAGCGGTAGTAGCCATGGCAACGACAAAGGACAACCAAATGGCCACCCCAGTAATAGACCCATCCCAAGTGAAACCATGGAAACCCTAAGGAACTTCCTAATCGTGAAAGCCTGTGATTCAGTCATTAAgaggcgcaaaaaggaaaatctgTTTCCAAACAAAAGGCTGCAAAACCTCAAAAATGAATCGCTAAGAAATATTAACGAAATTAGCAATAAATcgaagaaaatattttttggtttGTCTTCTTCCTTTACGGACATATGCGGCATCCTGCTCGCAGCTTGCGGgcccctcctttttaagaTGCTCAGGTAG